The sequence aaggataaaacccacatttcctctTCTAACCCTGATGTGTAGTTGATTTTTGATACGGAAATGGATGAGGATGATAGTGGAATGGCCATGCACTGGCAGGATATCAAGGATATGGAGGACCCTGAGTATAAACCTAAAATTGAAGTGGAGTTTATGGTAACCCCAACAACTCATAGCAGCAGGAAAACCAATCCCCCAAGGTGGGTAGCTAGTAAGTTTAAATCCAACagtaggaaaatgcaagacctagaTCCTCCCACCAAAAATAAATCGAAACTGACCAAATCTAGTGGGTCCAAAGCCCTGAACCATGAGATTAAGTTAGACATCCCTATCAAGGTGGATGATGAGAAACATGGGAGTGTGATTAAGGATAATAAAGAtgagataaaggaggagagggtgatgtGGAATTTTCTATTGGAGGCTACCAAAAGTCAAGAGCaatgttggaagtgggtggagaaggaGATTGAATCCCTAAAAGAagggattaaaggaattgttgacacTTTCACGAAATCCCCAGGGCCCAAtaaatctgagatgatcatgaGTATGATCCAAAAAATTTTGTAGGATGTGGAAACCATGAAAGTTAACAAGGAGCACAAAATTGAGAAGCtggaagaggatgtgagtgagatcaaggaaaacctaAACAATCTAGTGGAAATCAGTAGACAGGTAATGAACAATAGTGTTGATGGTTGGAAAATattaattccatgatgattgaTTATAGAGCCAAGCCCATCACCAGTGACCCTCTCATGGGTGAAAAGTGGGAAAAGATTGCTTTGAAGGCTAGACAGAGTGTTGTTGTTGGGAAGATCAGTTCGGGTTCATGTCCTAGAACCAGAAGCTAAAGCCAGGACCAGGATACCTCCAAATTAATCatggaggacttggagaagattaatagGAGTATTATTCACAAAAACACTGATTTGATGCACTCCCTTAGTTGAGTGCATGGTCTAGTGCATGGTCATGTTTTTGGGTTctgcttttttgttttttgttgttggtCTGGGTGGGGCTTGTCCCCCATTCTGGTTAGTTTTTTGGTCTGGTTAGCTGCTAGCCATGGTCTGTAAAACTTTAGGTTTCAAGTCCctgtaaaacttgtttatctttatcaaaaacaaaaagATATTGGAATCAAGTTGTGATGAATAATATTTATTGATTCAAATTGTAGCATGATATGCAATTGGCTAAGTTGTTGACATGTATTTAGATTGAATATCCAGTTAGATAGGTTGTGTAAAATTTTGATGGGAGAGGTATAATAAGTTATATTTGTTCTCAAGAAAAAGTTGGATACTAATAATATAGTTATGAGGTAGTCTATTTTTTTACTATTATATTCAAATGTACATAGAATTCAATTTATAGAGAGTAGGTAGATAAAAAATTATATGTTTAGAATGTTTTACAGGAGTTAATGTTTCTCACTAATACAACTATAAATTATTTTTTGTATTTGCAAATAATATAGTGTTATAAGTATCCGATTATACATTAAAGTTATCTATATGAATGTTATATCAGCAAGATAGGAGAtcaatttaaatataataaaaagatACTATTTGTCACATATTGTACTTGCTAGTGTCTTCTTAGAAATGTATTCAAAATATAAACCCTTAATCAATCACCATAAGAATACAATTGTTTGGCACTCTCACAAACTTCTTTTGAGTAAAGCCGAAATTCgatgcaaaaaaaatttattttaatgattATTCATTCAAAATTACATTCCAAATattattatgatatatatatatatatatataatcgaaCATGATAATATTGTAATTATATGTATATTTTACAATGAAGATGTTCAAATATAACTATAACATCAAATTTAGATTGTGCTTTATTCAAGCATGGTCAAGGGACAAGTAAGACATGTGACTATTAATTATTTGAGCACAGGTTCAGAGTGATCAAAGTTGAGGAGCTTTCCTTTACTTTTTAAGTGCACTTTATGTCTCACCCAACATTTGACTGCCTGATTTATGTCTCACCTAAAATTTGGCTGCCTGAAATCAATAAAGAGATGGGGAAGATATAGAAATatgattttaatatgattttttggaAAAGCCTTTAGAAGCTTTGATTATGGTGTTGACATTGTGATGTCCCTTTATAACGACCGACAAACTTTAACTCCAATTCAATTCCTTATGCTCCTTTCCAACTAGCGTTGCCGGCTTCCTCATAAACAGTTCGACCTACCCAGATCGCCATTTCAAAAATTTATAACAGATGTCGTCCCTGCGTTCCCGTTTGTGTGAACCCAAATTCACTAGTGAATAACTTCTAGTTCATAACAGTCATTCGAAAATTATCTCTCTGGTTCAGCGTTATACCATCTCCAGCTTCTAAAGCTTATTCTCATCTAATCTTATCAGACGAAGAACAATGCCTTCAACAGGAGTGGAGGGAAGGTTATCTGCTAATTTTCTTCTTTGTTTCGATTccttttatttagttattttgatatttttatgcGATGGAagattttatatcatttttatgtTAGTTTTGTTGTCTGGGAGCACAAGTCTATAttgatatttcattggatagaaaCCAAAAGCTGAAAGCTATCCATCGTGTCAAAGTCATTTGGACATGATCTCACATACCATCAGCTTCAGTGGtagttattttgatttttttttttgcaatagatAATTTTATATCATATTCAACTTAGTTTTGTCATCTGGTATGGGACAAAGAGTCTATACTGATATCTCACATACCATCACCCTTAGTGGTAGTTATTTTTACATTATTTTTGTGATAGATGATTTAATATCATATTCAACTTAGTTTTGTCATCTGATATAGGAGCAAGAGTCTATACTGATATCTCACATACCATTGGCCTTAATGGTAGTTATTTTGATATTCTTTTGTGATAGATGATTTTATATCATGTTCAACATTCAACATAATTTTATTATCTGGTATGGGAGCTAGAGTGAAAATTAAAGATTAAAAGGtttgaatattaataaataatgtaaACAAAGAACATACCATCACCCTTACCTGCTTGACCAATTGAACTCTTTGATTGATATCTTTATGGGCAAGTACggttaatgaaattatttcttCAATTTGAAGCTCTTTTTGATTCACGTTTGCAGATGATAATTGGGTCTGGTTTTAAAATGCAGATTGGAAGGGAAGGTTGCAATAGTTACAGGCGGGGCACATGGAATTGGAGAAGCCACGGTTCGCCTCTTCACTAAACATGGAGCAAAAGTCATAATTGCAGACATTGCAGACGCTGCTGGTCACAAGCTTGCAGAATCTCTGTCACAGTGGGCAATCTATATTCACTGTGATGTGAGCAAAGAGGAAGACGTTAAGGCAGCAGTAGATTTGGCCATGAAAAAGCACGGGCGCCTTGACATTATGTTCAACAATGCGGGAAGGGCAGATAGCAACAAAAATGGCGTTGCAGAGTATGAGATGGACCAATTTGAAAGCACCATGAATGTTAACGCAAAAGGTGTAATGCACGGCATTAAGCACGCAGCCCGTGTTATGATACCCACCAAGAAGGGCTGTATTATTTCTACAGCCAGTGTTTCAGGGATTATGGGAGGCGTTACTCCTTATGCTTACACTGCCTCAAAACATGCAGTTATAGGGCTGACTAAAAATGGTGCAGCTGAGCTTGGGAAATATGGTATTAGAGTCAATTGCGTTTCTCCTTCTCTTGTTGCAACAGAAATTTTAATGGACTATTTGGGAACCAAAGATAAGGGCGTAGTAGAGGCATGGGGTAGCAGCGTAGGCAACTTGAGTGGAGCGATACTTAAGCCAGAGGATATTGCAGAGGCTGTTCTATATTTGGCTAGTGATGAATCTAGATATGTGAGCGGCCATAATCTTGTGGTGGATGGAGGCTCCACGGTTGTAAATCACGACTGGGGACTGTACAAGAAATAAATATTGGTATGTCCAGTTCCTATGTCGCCATTCTATATATAGTATGCCATATCAGCACCCTAATATGATAAATAGTTCTATCTGTTATAAATACAGGTGTTTTATTTTAAATATCTTTACTATGTAAATACCTTTTAAATAAAACTATTAATAAATAGTAGTTTTAAAGGACAATCCAATGGTTGAATGCGTCATTTGTTGAATTTCACAGAGCAGGGCCTGCACATGGTAAGGATTCTTCTGGTTATGAGAATTGATAGTGTGGGTCTTATTTGTTGTCACAGTTGTGTAATTGAATTTATTTGTTTCAGTTTATAAATTTTCATAGAAGCTATGTATTTATTGgatgcaattttttatttattaattcatcaataatcataatcatcaacaattatatatttcaatctttttaatttaataatatttaaaaatataaacttttattgattcattttgaaaataatcaagacaaaaattaaattaaattgagaAGAGATTAAAGTGAGTTAAGATTAGTTTTTAGGGATGGTAAGATTATTTATGCATtcatttgatataatttttttgattgattcaataataatcatacaaaatttaaaaaattcaccaaaaattatgtactctaattttttcaattaataatgtttttttttaaatataatttttaattggTTCATTTTGAAAAATAGTTAATACAAACATAAGATTATATTTGAAGATTTTACATTTATTTGATGTTATTACACTATTATATAGCTTTGAAATAATATGACACTTAATTGAGGGTATAATAAATCGTCAACAAATCTTTGAATGCATCTTCAATACATTGCGGCCAATAAATGTATGAGAAGACATTAAAGTGATGTAGCAATTTTACTCATTAATGTATTGAAATGACATTAAGTgaactaacaaaaaaaaatatgacaATTAATTTAGCATTCCATAAAATACAATATGAGAGAGTACAATGAAATACTTTTTGTTGACTTTCTTAGCTTGACTGAAATGTATcttttattaaatttattgaatTAAATTGACATAAAAATACAAAATCTATACCAATCTACCTAAATATTGGAGGATTGGAATTcaacatttattattttattataatatcttttcatGAAATGCCTAAAAAATATGCATGAACAATGTTCTCACCCAATGTGCACAACTAACTAATAAAGTTTTTGTTTGTCGAAAAACTTTGCATAATTGAGAAGGCTATGGTGGTAGTGAATTCTTTCTATAGAATATAGTTGTCAAGTTTCAAATATCAATTATTCAAAAATAATATTCATTCTCACGAAAGTTTGCGAAGACTCTGGATGAGGTGCACAATATTTGTTGTCAACAAAGTAATGTTGCAACCTATTTTTCAATATTGTTAGATCTACAAGTTTCTATTACATTTTATTTCTTGTTTCCTTTTTTTTATTAGTGTAAAATGGGTTTTAAAGGGGACCCAATACCCTTTACCAAAAAGGACAACTAGCACCAAGAGAGAACCAAAGGCAAATAAACAATTGGCcaacaacaaaataaaagaaataaagaagGGTCATCAGACTCGAAAGCCTATTGAAGATTTTTTAACATTTTTGAAACTTTGGCATTCTTGTGAATCATGTTGAATGTTCTAATGCTCAAGAAAATTGAGAGGTGGTGTGAATCAATTGTATAAATAAATCTTAAATCTATTCCCTTAAATCAAATATGCCACAACTTAACTTTAAAACTTAATCCACagaaagatatgagcatgaaagaaCATGAAAACTAGAGCACACCATACATAACGAAACAccaaattttacatggaaaaccctattagGAGAATAAAATGGTGAAttctattctcaatatatgaacacttgtcaaggtgacactagttaaggtgatttttacaaagaaaggctcactacTGACTAGGAAGGGACACATTAGGCTAAGGAAGATGGATAGAATGTTTCTATGATTTTACTAGATTTTGAAAAGGAATACGACAAAATTGATTGGGCCTTTGTTCTTCAGGTACTGAAAGATTTTGGATTCCCTCCAAATTTTTGTAAACAGATCAATATTTTATTTAATCACTCCTCTACGGTTATCGATGCAAATGGAAAATTGTCTACACCTAGTTTTATTAGACAAGGTTGTCCAATAGCTCTAGATCTTTTTGTCATAGCAACAGATGCCTTGTATTACATTCGTAGGACATTAAATTTATCCTCCTCTCAGGGGCattagacttcctaacaatgagaAAATCTTGGATACTCGATTTTCATATGAGAGGGCTTTATTCAATGAGTTGTCTGAGgccaattttgataatattattaacAGATTAAATATCTTCTATGATGCCTCTAGATCTAAAATAGCCCCTCATAAATCTACTACTATTGGTTGGACAATGGAGGCACCTCAATGGATTTCAAATAATAGTTGGGGTTGGTTTGATCCCTTTAGGGTTATTATATATCTTAGAATTTCATTTTCATCTCACCTTCTTTATTAGACGTGTGTGAGTGGGTTTATAAAAAGATGGAGAGGAAACATTTGAAACAGTATGCCCACCTTTTGTCCCTTGCTAGTAAAGTTCAAGTAGTGTTAAAAAATTGGCATCTCATGTCATTTACCATTCCATTTCCTTGTTGTTTGTCAATGTTTAGTTCAAATAGCTACAAGTGATTATGACCAAATTTCTCTAGTTTGATGTAAAAGGTTACCATGAAAGACATAGTGTTTCTTGGGCATGGTGCTACTTTCCATGAGACCAATGAGGCTTTGGTTTGAAAGATTTGAATACTCACTGCATTACATAGAGAGGAGTCATGGAAGGTCCTAAACAGAAATAACTTAAAATTATCAAATCCAAAAATAGGCAAATAGTAGCATTCTCTTCATATTCAAGATGTTGTTTTTTGGGTAGTTTGAGATTAGATTCTATGGATCGGTGGTCTTTGCCTCTTAATGTTAATCGGAACAAACCTAGGTATGCTTGGGAGTAGTTGAGATCTGATTATGGATTGCCTCTATaaaaaaagaagattttttttaTGATTCATAAGGTCTTGGATGATTGGTTACTTGGAAAATTGATATGTGATTTTGATCTTATTAATAGGACATCATGGAAAAATGGTACTAAACTATGTTCTATTTCAATCAAAAGAATTTACTACATGTTAGTTGGCTTGGGAGAAGTATATAGTTGGCTTAATAAGGCATGAAATTTGAGGTAGCCTAACTCTAAATGACATAAAGTTTCATCCCatttatgttataaatttattgAACCAAAAAAAAACCTATTTTAGATGGTTTCTTATACTTTAAAAACTTGTTGTTGGCCCTGTTTTCCATCCCTATGGTGTGGCCCCTAGGAAATGTGATTTATGTGATATGCCTAAAACTTATGAGCATCTCTTTTTTTATTATAACTATGAAATGACTCTTTGGTCTTTGACATTTGGTTAACTTGTTAATAGGATTGATTGTAATAAATTTTCTTGGTCCAAGATTTTGGTTCATTAAATTCAATGTGTTTTGGCTTCTATTTTGGCTCCTAACACTACCCCTAATAAAGGAAATAAAGTGCTCAATTACCAAGATACTAGCCAAAATACTATTGCTAGTAAAGGGAAAGTGGTCAAATTTCCCCGTGAAAAGAGCCATGTTGCTTCAACCCAACCTTCCCCTATTATTGACATTTTTGATGGGGAAGGTCTTCCCACCCTATGAAACACACCTTGATGAAGCCTTGGACGGTCTTAATACTCTAGAGGGTTGTGACGAAGAGGAGGATGAGGAGCTTGAAAACAAAGGGGCCACCAATAATGAGGATACTCCTTAAAATTGGCAGGTTCTCGCTAGAAAGTTAGATGATCTTGAGGTcaaaatagaaaatatttaaaCACCACAAATTTTCCTTGTCTATGAAAGGAATAGAGAAATACATTTTAAACCTGAGAAAGTCATCGAACAACTTATCAACATTAATAATAATCTGATGTGTAAGACTATTATTGGCATGGTTGATATTGGaagtaaaattgaaaagaaggcAAAGAAGAATGACCCTAAGAGAATAGATGAaaacaagaagaaagggaagaagacACCTTCTTTGATGGCTTGGGAGGCTACTCTAAACCAAATGGCTGAAGTTTGGGATTCTGCCTTTTAGATTTGTCATGTTTATTATGTTACTCtattttttggtttattttattttagttatgTTGTCTTATTGATTTTTTGTATAAGCTAGTTTTAATTATGCTATGTTTGTGTAGTTTTGCTAGCTAGATCTCCAATCCTATTGTTTTAGTGATTTTTTATTCTACTTTGTAAGGCTTTAGAACCCTTTCTCCATTTATATTAATCAAAAAtaattaatgtgtgtgtgtgtgactccCAATTAATCTACTCTTATTACTTTTGAAGACAAAACATTGAAagcatatatataaaaataaataatttaattaaaattataaaataacaaTTCTAACATAATTTGAATTATAATTTCTTTCTCCACCATAGATATTATCCTTCATTTAAAAATAAGATAAGCAATGTACGTACAAACCCAAATTCATAAGCACCTTTACATGAGGTAAAGATTGTTTGACTACATGTTGCTCTTACTTATCTATTCTAAGAACTCAAAATGTTAAATCTCTTTAATATCTTGGATTTGTTCATATGTCCAAATATTTAAGTATCTTCCCTAAGTAGAATTAACAAATCAAGACATGGTTAGACCTCTAAATTACTTCCTTAACTATTTAACAATCTTATAGTGATACCACATACACTAAATTCTAGCTGAACTCCAATCATGTAGTGACACCTCATACCACGGATTGACACCACCTCTAGGAATCACTTTACCATGTGAAACTCCCCTAGTTTTCTCTTAAGAGTGTATAAAAAATGTTCAACAATCTTTCCATGTACTTCCCAGATTTTCTTCATAATTGACTTAAAAATTAAGATACTATTTAAAATACGTAAACAAGTTTTACCAGTTTGCCCTTTCCAAGGATTTCGTTAattatttacaatttttacctctGCTCGTCATCCCATGCTTAGATTTTATTAGAGGCTAGACCACCGTTTCAATACCATATTGGTTCTACTTACTCCAACAGTTATTACCTTGGCCAGCTACTTATTTTATCATTCCTTCGCATTTGTAGCGATCTGTCAATATTTTTATTCATTGAGATTCTACATGGTGCGTTAGATTCTGGCACAAACTTTAACTATTTGAACGTATGAGCATGGAAATTAGTGAGCCTTTAATGCTGTGTGTTGCCTCTGCACTCACAACCATAAAAAGAATTGTGCAGTTTTGACTTTCACTCATTCCTCTCATTTATTAAAGTTACCTTTTCTCAATAAAAGGACAGGCACAGCGAGGCCATATAATCTCTTGATCCCTAGCTGAGCAGGATTTCCTTACACAACtttatgcaaaaataaaaaactattcaTCAACATCAAAACCCTAACATAAACCTGAGCTTCCATGTGAGCTTTTCCTCCCTTTCTAGTCTTGGTCAACCAATTATGGCATTGGAAGACACAAGACCTTCACCATTTTATGCGCTGCTCATAATTCAATGCTTCCATGAACTACGTAGTTGCTTCTTATCAGGAACAGAAGTTTCCTTTTACTTTTTCACTCAATCCCAAGCGAATTTTAAGCTACGTGTATTGAAAACAAAACCCATCTGCTGCATTCACTAATACCCAGTTGAAAACAGCTTGCAAATTAATAATGGGTTTTAAAAATTGAATAGTATCATTGGCACATCACTTTTCCTTCTATAAATAAGCAAAGACTGTAGAAAGATTTTCACTGCACAAAGTTATATCTGCTTGGTTGTAGTTGTGAGTTTGGGAGTGTGAGAGGATGGAGATGACTAAGGTATTCTGTTTATTTGTGATAGTTGTTGCTTTGTTCGTGCAGTCTAATGCAGCGGATTCTTATGGTAATCCAACTACTCCTTCACCACCACCTTCTAGAGTAGCTGGAACGACCAGATCTCCTCAAACAACCCAATGCCTTACTCGTGGGTACAAGTGTTATAACGTAACTCTTACGTGCCCCAAGCAGTGTCCTGAGCGTAAGCCAGCAGATCCAACGGCTAAGGCCTGTTATACTGATTGTGGCCCCAAATGCGAAGCCACCTGCAGAAGTAAGAAATGCCACCTTAACTATTTATTAGAATGCTTTGTGAGTTAGATTTGGGTATGCACAATGGAGTAAGATATTTGATATAGCTCATtgaaatccttttttttttctgGTTTTTTGGCAAGCTAATTATCTATTATAAACGTTCAGATTTTGAAAGGAAAATTTTGGATTGACTGGATTTTGTGATGGTTTAAGAGAGTTCAGAGGATTtggaattaaaattattttcttccaGGTGTTCACTATTCTGTTAATAAAACAGTTACTTTCTTGGCTATTTACTATCTTGAGGTATCAGCATTCTCCCTCCCTAGTAGATATTGGATTCCAAGCTCTCATTAATATGTTGACATTTCCTTCTTTTATTGTGGTTCAAGTCTGCAACCATTATACTGGCATTTTAGTTCAAAGTGTGGTTTCCAACACTCTGAAAGTTGTGTCACCATCAGATCCGGATATTTAGGCATTTTCTTTCACTTTGAACTAAAGTAGGTTCTCCAACTCTTTGAGAGTTGTGTCAGCATCAGATCTGGATTGCATATTATGTTGACGTGCGGGCCCTTTTCTATTCTATCCTTAAGTTATTTCCCTTGTTTCTCAATTAGTGTGTTAGTGTTATTTCTTTGTAACATAGGCTTGGGTGAACGTACATTACTATCTATTACTATCTATTCCTTGCTAGAGACTTAGATTAACTTGACCCAAAATCTCCATTGATTAGTAACTGACTA is a genomic window of Cryptomeria japonica chromosome 7, Sugi_1.0, whole genome shotgun sequence containing:
- the LOC131039794 gene encoding short-chain dehydrogenase reductase 2a, which encodes MPSTGVEGRLEGKVAIVTGGAHGIGEATVRLFTKHGAKVIIADIADAAGHKLAESLSQWAIYIHCDVSKEEDVKAAVDLAMKKHGRLDIMFNNAGRADSNKNGVAEYEMDQFESTMNVNAKGVMHGIKHAARVMIPTKKGCIISTASVSGIMGGVTPYAYTASKHAVIGLTKNGAAELGKYGIRVNCVSPSLVATEILMDYLGTKDKGVVEAWGSSVGNLSGAILKPEDIAEAVLYLASDESRYVSGHNLVVDGGSTVVNHDWGLYKK